In one window of Burkholderia sp. NRF60-BP8 DNA:
- a CDS encoding PDR/VanB family oxidoreductase, with the protein MSGATLTVRVVRKWQEARDICGFELVSDDGSPLPRFDAGAHIDVHLPGGLVRQYSLCNHPEQRDRYQIAVLREADGRGGSRAIHDEVRQGDIVRIGLPRNQFPLACDAPHHLLLAGGIGVTPILSMAERLFSSGMPFDMHYCARSADRMAFVERINAAGFRDRARLHVDDGDPAQRFDLAAVLAGAPDGTHLYVCGPRGFMDAVLNAARERDWGDARLHYEFFGGAVASSGADRAFQVKIASTGKVIDVPAGCTVIAALAAHGVDVLTSCEQGVCGTCLTRVLEGEPDHRDAYLTDDEKAAGDQFMPCCSRSRTELLVLDL; encoded by the coding sequence ATGAGCGGCGCGACCTTGACGGTCCGCGTGGTCCGCAAGTGGCAGGAAGCGCGCGACATCTGCGGCTTCGAACTGGTCAGCGACGACGGCTCGCCATTGCCGCGCTTCGACGCCGGCGCGCATATCGACGTGCATCTTCCGGGCGGCCTCGTGCGCCAGTACTCGCTGTGCAACCACCCGGAGCAACGCGATCGCTATCAAATCGCGGTGCTGCGCGAGGCCGACGGCCGCGGCGGGTCGCGTGCGATTCACGACGAAGTCCGGCAAGGCGATATCGTGCGGATCGGCCTGCCGCGCAATCAATTTCCGCTCGCGTGCGACGCGCCGCACCATCTGTTGCTCGCCGGCGGGATCGGCGTCACGCCGATTCTCAGCATGGCGGAACGGCTGTTCTCGTCGGGCATGCCGTTCGACATGCATTACTGCGCGCGTTCGGCCGATCGCATGGCCTTCGTCGAGCGGATCAATGCGGCCGGATTTCGCGATCGCGCGCGCTTGCACGTCGACGACGGCGATCCCGCGCAACGTTTCGATCTGGCTGCCGTGCTCGCCGGCGCGCCCGACGGCACGCACCTGTACGTATGCGGCCCGCGCGGCTTCATGGATGCGGTGCTGAACGCGGCACGCGAGCGCGACTGGGGCGACGCGCGGTTGCACTACGAATTCTTCGGCGGCGCGGTGGCATCGTCCGGCGCGGATCGTGCATTCCAGGTCAAGATCGCGAGCACCGGCAAGGTGATCGACGTGCCGGCCGGATGCACGGTGATCGCGGCGCTGGCGGCGCACGGCGTCGACGTGCTGACGTCGTGCGAGCAAGGCGTGTGCGGCACCTGTCTGACTCGCGTGCTCGAAGGCGAGCCCGATCATCGCGATGCGTATCTGACCGACGACGAAAAGGCAGCCGGCGACCAGTTCATGCCGTGCTGCTCGCGGTCGCGAACCGAGTTGCTGGTACTCGATCTGTAG
- a CDS encoding TonB-dependent siderophore receptor, producing MPFRRMPRRARTLRPWRTRLPVLLTLCAASGVQAAGAEPVAPATAAAAPAEHELPAINVNASSAVDPTIGYQPRTTSIAGGDDRALTEIPQSVAVVSSSVMQDQQARSLDDVLGNISGVTQTNTLGGTRDAFIKRGFGSNNDGSVLVDGVRTPVLHSYLATIDRVEVLKGPASLLYGMQDPGGVINLVTRKPEDTFGGSISASRTNHGGSNAQFDLTGPLGKPGQVAGGTLAFRLTGEYDTSRYWRSFGRERHALIAPALSWHDANTSIDVSYQYVDYTTPFDRGTVLVNGQLDDALRYRRYEEAWSQSSGIQETLRTRIEHRFSDAWRVRATYGWGRDRYDQFITRATAFNSRTGALTRSSDANLGRNDSDQIATLGLLGNVTLAGMHHAIYVGGEYERQRSFRGDTIRGKATTGFNLYDPVYGLLAPGGIPNTKQSDSRSVVHAYSTIVQDSVKITERLTAVGGLRWENWQQESGMGRPFVFADRSRGSVWLPQFGLAYALTPALTAYANVSRSFKPNVASNVAAPLAPEYGRVLEAGLKFSLKPAITGTLAVYQIDKRNVAVTVGDITSTIGTARSRGIELDVAGQITRHLSVIGSYAYTNANDRDSNTPLVNVARHTGSLFAVYDTAIANLPGRWRFGGGARLVGARSGDTANSFTLPGYVSVDAFAAYETTIGKFPTRFQLNVKNLLDKTYYPSSNSNLIVAVGEPRLVTLTTTVSF from the coding sequence ATGCCATTCCGCCGAATGCCCCGCCGTGCCCGGACCCTGCGTCCGTGGCGTACACGCCTGCCGGTCTTGCTCACCCTCTGCGCCGCGAGCGGCGTGCAGGCCGCGGGCGCCGAACCCGTTGCGCCCGCAACCGCCGCTGCGGCGCCGGCCGAACACGAACTCCCGGCGATCAACGTCAACGCGTCGTCGGCCGTCGATCCGACGATCGGCTATCAGCCACGCACGACGAGCATCGCGGGCGGCGACGACCGTGCGCTCACGGAGATCCCGCAGTCGGTCGCGGTGGTCAGCAGCAGCGTGATGCAGGATCAGCAGGCGCGCTCGCTCGACGACGTGCTCGGCAACATCAGCGGCGTCACGCAGACGAACACGCTCGGCGGCACGCGCGACGCGTTCATCAAGCGCGGCTTCGGATCGAACAACGACGGCTCGGTGCTGGTCGACGGCGTGCGCACGCCGGTGCTGCACAGCTATCTCGCGACGATCGATCGCGTCGAAGTACTGAAAGGCCCCGCCTCGCTGCTGTACGGGATGCAGGATCCGGGCGGCGTGATCAACCTCGTCACGCGCAAGCCGGAAGACACGTTCGGCGGCTCGATCTCCGCGTCGCGCACGAACCACGGCGGCAGCAACGCGCAGTTCGATCTCACGGGGCCGCTCGGCAAGCCGGGGCAAGTCGCGGGCGGCACGCTCGCATTCCGGCTGACCGGCGAATACGACACGAGCCGCTACTGGCGCAGCTTCGGCCGCGAACGCCATGCGCTGATCGCGCCCGCGCTGTCGTGGCACGACGCGAACACGTCGATCGACGTCAGCTACCAGTACGTCGACTACACGACGCCGTTCGACCGCGGCACCGTGCTCGTGAACGGCCAGCTCGACGATGCGCTGCGCTATCGCCGCTACGAGGAGGCGTGGTCGCAAAGCAGCGGCATCCAGGAAACGCTGCGTACGCGCATCGAGCACCGCTTCTCCGATGCATGGCGCGTGCGCGCGACCTACGGCTGGGGCCGCGACCGTTACGACCAGTTCATCACGCGCGCCACCGCGTTCAACAGCAGGACCGGCGCGCTGACGCGCTCGTCCGATGCGAACCTCGGACGCAACGATTCCGACCAGATCGCGACGCTCGGCCTGCTCGGCAACGTGACGCTCGCGGGGATGCACCACGCGATCTACGTCGGCGGCGAATACGAACGGCAGCGCAGCTTCCGCGGCGACACGATCCGCGGCAAGGCGACGACGGGCTTCAATCTCTACGATCCCGTGTACGGCCTGCTCGCGCCCGGCGGCATACCCAATACGAAGCAAAGCGATTCGCGCTCGGTCGTGCATGCGTATTCGACGATCGTGCAGGACTCGGTGAAAATCACCGAGCGCCTCACCGCGGTGGGCGGGCTGCGCTGGGAAAACTGGCAGCAGGAATCGGGGATGGGTCGGCCGTTCGTGTTCGCCGACCGCTCGCGCGGCAGCGTCTGGCTGCCGCAGTTCGGGCTCGCGTATGCGCTCACGCCGGCGCTGACCGCGTACGCGAACGTGAGCCGCTCGTTCAAGCCGAACGTCGCGTCGAACGTCGCGGCGCCGCTCGCGCCGGAATACGGCCGCGTGCTCGAGGCCGGGCTGAAGTTCAGCCTGAAGCCCGCGATCACGGGCACGCTCGCCGTGTACCAGATCGACAAGCGCAACGTCGCGGTCACGGTCGGCGACATCACGTCGACGATCGGCACCGCGCGCTCGCGCGGAATCGAACTCGACGTCGCCGGGCAAATCACGCGCCACCTGAGCGTGATCGGCAGCTATGCGTATACGAACGCGAACGATCGCGACAGCAATACGCCGCTCGTCAACGTCGCGCGCCACACGGGCAGCCTGTTCGCGGTCTACGACACGGCCATCGCGAACCTGCCCGGACGCTGGCGCTTCGGCGGCGGGGCGCGGCTCGTCGGCGCGCGCTCGGGCGACACCGCGAACAGCTTCACGCTGCCCGGCTACGTGAGCGTCGACGCGTTCGCGGCGTACGAAACGACGATCGGCAAATTCCCGACCCGCTTCCAGCTCAACGTGAAGAACCTGCTCGACAAGACCTACTATCCGTCGAGCAACAGCAACCTGATCGTCGCGGTCGGCGAGCCGCGGCTCGTCACGCTGACCACGACGGTATCGTTCTGA
- a CDS encoding Zn-dependent oxidoreductase, with protein MLSVVVDRPNSMSVREVSLPAPAAGEVRVKVRYAGICGSDLHIFHGKNPFVSYPRIIGHEFVGTIESVGVGVDAARLGEIIAVDPVISCGHCHACTIGRRNVCRHLTVLGVHRDGGFSEYTCVPAGNAYRIPDEIADTCAAIVEPFAVAANATSRTGVLPGDVALIYGAGTVGLTILQVLKRVYGIRAFITDRLDARLQLARKCGAAEDEIINTSVESLPDALEKRGVDGGPTLIFDAVCHPSILEEAVKIAAPAGRIGVLGFSSEASAIVQAELTKKELTLAASRLNCAMFPQVIDWIGRGLIQPEHIVTHKVSFRDVKQAFEMAERHPAESCKILLDFVGG; from the coding sequence ATGTTGAGCGTCGTTGTCGATCGTCCGAACAGCATGAGCGTGCGCGAGGTGTCGCTGCCCGCGCCCGCCGCCGGCGAAGTGCGCGTGAAGGTCCGCTATGCGGGCATCTGCGGGTCGGACCTGCATATCTTTCACGGCAAGAACCCGTTCGTGTCGTACCCGCGCATCATCGGCCACGAATTCGTCGGGACGATCGAGTCGGTCGGCGTGGGCGTCGATGCCGCGCGGCTCGGCGAGATCATCGCGGTCGATCCGGTGATCAGCTGCGGGCATTGTCACGCGTGCACGATCGGCCGCCGCAACGTGTGCCGGCACCTCACCGTGCTCGGTGTGCATCGCGACGGCGGCTTCAGCGAATACACGTGCGTGCCGGCCGGCAACGCGTACCGGATTCCGGACGAGATTGCCGATACGTGCGCAGCGATCGTCGAGCCGTTCGCGGTGGCCGCGAATGCGACGTCGCGCACCGGCGTGCTGCCGGGCGATGTCGCGTTGATCTACGGCGCCGGCACCGTCGGGCTGACGATCCTGCAGGTGCTCAAGCGCGTGTACGGAATTCGCGCGTTCATCACCGACCGGCTCGACGCGCGGCTGCAGCTCGCGCGCAAATGCGGCGCGGCGGAGGACGAGATCATCAACACGAGCGTCGAGTCGTTGCCCGATGCATTGGAAAAGCGCGGCGTCGACGGCGGCCCGACGCTGATCTTCGATGCGGTCTGCCATCCGTCTATTCTCGAGGAGGCCGTGAAGATCGCCGCGCCGGCCGGCCGGATCGGCGTGCTCGGCTTCTCGTCGGAGGCGTCCGCGATCGTGCAGGCCGAGCTGACGAAGAAGGAACTGACGCTCGCGGCATCGCGGCTGAACTGCGCGATGTTCCCGCAGGTGATCGACTGGATCGGTCGAGGGCTGATCCAGCCCGAGCACATCGTCACGCACAAGGTGAGCTTTCGCGACGTCAAGCAGGCGTTCGAGATGGCCGAGCGCCATCCCGCGGAAAGCTGCAAGATCCTGCTCGACTTCGTGGGCGGGTGA
- the manD gene encoding D-mannonate dehydratase ManD encodes MKIERLQTIVTCPGRNFVTVKIVTDEGIYGLGDATLNGRELAVRAYLEDHVFPCLVGRDPRNIEDIWQYLYRGAYWRRGPVTMTAIAAIDMALWDILGKLAGMPVYQLLGGKSRDGLMVYGHANGRDHEEAVDAVRAHIEAGFRAIRVQSGVPGLDKVYGVGKTAGAYEPAEKGLPPEEPWDTALYLRHTPELFRKVREAVGDAPHLLHDAHHRLTPIEAARLGRDLEPHRLFWLEDVTPAENQDAFRLIRQHTTTPLAVGEVFNSIWDCKDLIRDQLIDYIRATIVHAGGITHVRRIADYAAMYQVRTGFHGATDLSPVCMAAAVNFGLWAPNFGIQELMPHSALTDEVFPHSYRFEDGYLVMDDVPGLGVDIDEALAAKYPYERAYLPVARLRDGSMWNW; translated from the coding sequence GTGAAAATCGAACGCTTGCAGACCATCGTCACGTGTCCGGGCCGGAACTTCGTAACGGTGAAGATCGTGACCGACGAAGGCATCTACGGCCTTGGCGACGCGACGCTCAACGGGCGCGAGCTCGCGGTGCGCGCGTATCTGGAAGACCACGTGTTCCCGTGCCTCGTCGGCCGCGACCCGCGCAACATCGAGGACATCTGGCAATACCTGTATCGCGGCGCTTACTGGCGGCGCGGGCCTGTGACGATGACGGCGATCGCCGCGATCGACATGGCGCTGTGGGACATCCTGGGCAAGCTCGCCGGCATGCCCGTCTACCAGCTGCTCGGCGGCAAGAGTCGCGACGGGCTGATGGTATACGGCCACGCGAACGGGCGCGATCACGAGGAAGCGGTCGACGCGGTGCGTGCGCATATCGAGGCCGGCTTCCGCGCGATTCGCGTGCAGTCGGGCGTGCCGGGGCTCGACAAGGTGTACGGCGTCGGCAAGACGGCGGGCGCGTACGAGCCGGCCGAAAAGGGGTTGCCGCCCGAGGAGCCGTGGGACACCGCGCTCTACCTGCGCCACACGCCTGAACTGTTCCGCAAGGTGCGCGAAGCGGTCGGCGACGCGCCGCACCTACTGCACGACGCGCATCATCGGCTCACGCCGATCGAGGCCGCGCGGCTCGGCCGCGATCTCGAACCGCATCGGCTGTTCTGGCTCGAGGACGTGACGCCAGCGGAGAACCAGGACGCGTTCCGCCTGATTCGCCAGCACACGACGACGCCGCTCGCGGTCGGCGAGGTATTCAACTCGATCTGGGATTGCAAGGATTTGATCCGCGACCAGTTGATCGACTACATCCGCGCGACGATCGTGCATGCGGGGGGCATCACGCACGTGCGGCGCATTGCCGACTACGCGGCGATGTACCAGGTGCGCACGGGCTTTCACGGCGCGACCGACCTGTCGCCTGTCTGCATGGCGGCGGCGGTGAACTTCGGACTGTGGGCGCCGAACTTCGGCATCCAGGAGCTGATGCCGCACAGCGCGCTGACCGACGAAGTGTTTCCGCACAGCTACCGCTTCGAGGACGGCTATCTCGTGATGGACGACGTGCCCGGTCTCGGCGTCGACATCGACGAGGCCCTGGCCGCGAAATATCCGTACGAGCGCGCGTACCTGCCGGTTGCCCGGCTGCGCGACGGTTCGATGTGGAACTGGTGA
- a CDS encoding GntR family transcriptional regulator has protein sequence MSETAAREEEDVVVTALQGFSLDESRSYTEQVHALLRHAIVRGALPPRTALSEAVISTTIKVSRTPVREAFAQLADERLVQIYRKVGTLVAPIPVSILEEGRFARSTLECANHVELAQKITPEQLAELSRIIDAQRAAVAAHDAEAFFDLDEAMHGRMFAFAGRPHVWEMLQPMKRQFDRVRWLLLDRVEDHARRALQEHEQLLAHIASRNMALLGAAVATHVDRIGSHLPEVRSRAPHYFVD, from the coding sequence ATGAGCGAAACGGCAGCACGGGAAGAAGAGGACGTCGTCGTCACGGCGTTGCAAGGGTTCTCGCTGGACGAGAGCCGGTCGTATACGGAGCAGGTGCACGCGCTGCTGCGCCACGCGATCGTGCGCGGCGCGCTGCCGCCACGCACCGCGCTGTCGGAGGCCGTGATCTCCACGACGATCAAGGTCAGTCGCACGCCGGTGCGCGAAGCGTTCGCGCAGCTTGCCGACGAGCGGCTCGTGCAGATCTACCGGAAGGTCGGCACGCTGGTCGCGCCGATTCCGGTGTCGATCCTCGAGGAAGGGCGGTTCGCGCGCAGCACGCTCGAATGCGCGAACCACGTCGAACTTGCGCAGAAGATCACGCCGGAGCAGCTCGCGGAGCTGTCGCGAATCATCGACGCGCAGCGCGCGGCCGTGGCCGCGCACGATGCCGAAGCGTTCTTCGATCTCGACGAGGCGATGCACGGCCGGATGTTCGCGTTCGCGGGCCGGCCGCACGTATGGGAAATGCTGCAGCCGATGAAGCGCCAGTTCGACCGTGTGCGCTGGCTGCTGCTCGACCGCGTCGAGGATCATGCGCGCCGCGCGTTGCAGGAGCACGAACAACTCCTCGCGCACATCGCGTCGCGCAACATGGCGCTCCTCGGCGCGGCGGTCGCGACGCACGTCGACCGGATCGGCTCGCATCTGCCCGAAGTGCGCAGCCGCGCGCCTCATTACTTTGTCGACTGA
- a CDS encoding mannitol dehydrogenase family protein produces MPPVPDFLRTAPPGTRRPRYDRQAVRTGIVHLGLGAFHRAHQALHTETVLEQGDLRWGIVGVELRRRHTVDLLAAQDHLYTVSERDGGGVRTRIVGAVHGALFAPESLPALLALIADPAVSIVSLTVTEKGYCRRPGGRLDADDPAIRQDLATPDAPRTALGVIAAGLRVRPANAPLTIVCCDNMTSNGDTLRALLIDYAERIDGALARRIRDDVAFPNSMVDRIVPAATPESLDWAHAHLGARDAAAIVCEPFSQWVIEDRFAGPRPRWEDAGAHLVGDVRPYETMKLRLLNGSHSAIAYAAQLRGRATVSDAMADPAIAALVDGVMTRDLLATVDVPSGYDAHGYCATLVQRFRNPTLAHRTEQIAMDGTQKVPLRWLPALGESAAAGIERPYLERALALWLHYLATAHDESGRPLTIIDPGAAALGATLSAAGDATGAVRAALGSPALAGSVPWPDALIARIGTHLATLRTHGTDALLAPLHAH; encoded by the coding sequence ATGCCTCCCGTTCCCGACTTCCTGCGCACCGCGCCGCCCGGCACGCGCCGCCCCCGTTATGACCGGCAGGCGGTCCGCACGGGGATCGTCCATCTCGGCCTCGGCGCGTTCCATCGCGCGCATCAGGCACTCCATACGGAAACGGTGCTCGAACAGGGCGATCTCCGCTGGGGCATCGTGGGCGTCGAACTGCGGCGGCGTCATACCGTCGACCTGCTCGCCGCGCAGGATCACCTGTACACCGTGTCCGAACGCGATGGCGGCGGCGTGCGCACGCGCATCGTCGGCGCCGTGCACGGCGCGCTGTTCGCACCCGAATCGCTGCCTGCGCTGCTGGCGCTGATCGCCGATCCGGCCGTGTCGATCGTCAGCCTGACCGTGACCGAGAAAGGCTATTGCCGCCGCCCCGGCGGCAGGCTCGACGCCGACGATCCGGCCATCCGGCAGGATCTCGCGACGCCCGACGCGCCGCGCACCGCGCTCGGCGTGATCGCGGCCGGCCTGCGCGTGCGGCCGGCGAACGCGCCGCTCACCATCGTTTGCTGCGACAACATGACGTCGAACGGCGACACGCTGCGCGCGCTGCTGATCGACTACGCGGAACGCATCGACGGCGCGCTCGCGCGGCGCATCCGCGACGACGTCGCGTTCCCGAACAGCATGGTCGACCGGATCGTGCCGGCCGCGACGCCCGAATCGCTCGACTGGGCGCACGCGCATCTCGGCGCGCGCGACGCGGCCGCGATCGTCTGCGAGCCGTTCTCGCAATGGGTGATCGAGGATCGTTTCGCCGGCCCGCGCCCGCGCTGGGAAGACGCCGGCGCGCACCTGGTCGGCGACGTGCGGCCGTACGAAACGATGAAGCTGCGGCTGTTGAACGGCTCGCATTCGGCCATCGCGTATGCGGCGCAACTACGCGGGCGCGCGACCGTGTCCGATGCGATGGCCGATCCGGCGATCGCGGCGCTCGTCGACGGCGTGATGACGCGCGACCTGCTCGCAACCGTCGACGTGCCGTCCGGTTATGACGCGCACGGCTATTGCGCGACGCTCGTGCAGCGCTTCCGGAATCCGACGCTCGCGCATCGCACCGAACAGATCGCGATGGACGGCACGCAGAAGGTGCCGCTGCGCTGGCTGCCGGCGCTCGGCGAAAGCGCGGCGGCCGGCATCGAACGGCCGTATCTGGAGCGTGCACTGGCGCTCTGGCTGCACTACCTCGCCACCGCGCACGACGAATCGGGCCGGCCGCTGACGATCATCGATCCGGGTGCGGCCGCGCTCGGCGCGACGCTGTCGGCGGCCGGCGATGCAACCGGCGCGGTTCGGGCCGCACTCGGCAGCCCCGCGCTCGCCGGTTCGGTCCCATGGCCGGACGCGTTGATCGCGCGCATCGGCACGCATCTGGCGACGCTGCGCACACACGGCACCGACGCTTTGCTCGCGCCGTTGCACGCGCACTGA
- a CDS encoding MFS transporter translates to MKQKSQAWFTVFLLFLVYGINYLDRVALSIVAPIVQSDLGIDAAQMGLVFSTFFIGYALFNFIGGLASDRLGPKLVYVLSVGLWSVFCGMTALTVGFVSLLIVRLLFGMAEGPLCSAANKMVNNWLPRDAAATAMGLLSAGSPLGGAIAGPIVGLLAAQFGWRPAFWIVCAIGLAWVVVWMMSTSDRPATPVNDAPGAGAPTHAPAAAGAATPAHTLSHYMRQPRILATAAAFFSYNYVLFFFLSWFPSYLVRAHHLNIKEMSVATVLPWLVGTIGLACGGAISDALYRLTGNLLLSRRIVLVTCLLGAGACVAVAGAVQSTQGAVALMSVSLFFLYVTGAIYWAIVQDVVHPARVGGVSGFLHCMGSLSGVIGPAVTGLIVERSGSFASAFVLAGAIALAGAALAGVFVRNARPSEVLREHTAH, encoded by the coding sequence ATGAAGCAGAAGTCGCAGGCGTGGTTCACGGTGTTCCTGCTGTTCCTGGTGTATGGAATCAACTACCTCGACCGCGTCGCGCTGTCGATCGTCGCTCCGATCGTGCAGAGCGATCTCGGCATCGACGCCGCGCAGATGGGCCTCGTGTTCAGCACGTTCTTCATCGGCTACGCGCTGTTCAATTTCATCGGCGGGCTCGCGTCCGACCGGCTCGGGCCGAAGCTCGTGTACGTGCTGTCGGTGGGGCTATGGTCGGTGTTCTGCGGGATGACCGCGCTCACCGTCGGCTTCGTGAGTCTGCTGATCGTGCGGCTGCTGTTCGGCATGGCCGAAGGGCCGCTGTGCTCGGCCGCGAACAAGATGGTCAACAACTGGCTGCCGCGCGACGCCGCCGCAACCGCGATGGGTCTGCTGAGCGCCGGATCGCCGCTCGGCGGCGCGATCGCCGGGCCGATCGTCGGCCTGCTGGCCGCGCAGTTCGGCTGGCGGCCGGCATTCTGGATTGTCTGCGCGATCGGGCTCGCGTGGGTCGTCGTCTGGATGATGTCGACGTCCGACCGTCCGGCGACGCCGGTCAACGACGCACCGGGCGCGGGCGCGCCGACCCACGCACCCGCGGCCGCCGGCGCGGCGACGCCCGCGCATACGCTGTCGCACTACATGCGCCAGCCGCGCATCCTCGCGACCGCCGCCGCGTTCTTCAGTTACAACTACGTGCTGTTCTTCTTCCTGAGCTGGTTCCCGAGCTACCTCGTGCGCGCGCACCATTTGAACATCAAGGAAATGAGCGTCGCCACCGTCTTGCCCTGGCTCGTCGGCACGATCGGCCTCGCGTGCGGCGGCGCGATCTCGGATGCGCTCTACCGGCTCACCGGCAACCTGCTGCTGTCGCGCCGGATCGTGCTCGTGACCTGCCTGCTTGGCGCCGGCGCATGCGTGGCGGTAGCCGGCGCCGTGCAGTCAACGCAAGGTGCGGTCGCGCTGATGTCCGTGTCGCTGTTCTTCCTGTACGTGACGGGTGCGATCTACTGGGCGATCGTGCAGGACGTCGTGCATCCGGCCCGCGTCGGCGGCGTCAGCGGCTTTCTGCATTGCATGGGCAGCCTGTCGGGCGTGATCGGCCCGGCCGTCACCGGCCTCATCGTCGAACGCAGCGGCTCGTTCGCGTCCGCGTTCGTGCTGGCCGGTGCGATCGCACTCGCGGGCGCGGCATTGGCCGGCGTGTTCGTGCGCAACGCACGGCCGTCGGAAGTCCTGCGCGAACACACCGCGCACTGA